A window of Streptomyces sp. NBC_01224 genomic DNA:
GGGCCGCCTCTCCGGGGTTGCGGATGTCTCGCATGTCCCAGAGCTGGGTCCGCTGGGCTGGAGCGTCGTGCATCAGCAGCCGTGTCGAGGGCACGTAACCTGCCTGCCCCACGGCCGCGTCCTTGAGGAGGGGGCCCTTGACCGGCTCGGCGGGGTCGGTGAGGTCCCAGATGCGCAGGTCCATTGGCCTGCCCCGCCCCGGCTCGACCCGGTCCACGACCGCGAGCCCCCGGTCGCCCAGGAAGAACAGGCTCTCCCACCCCGCGACCGGCACCGCGGGGAGCGTTGCGCGCCGCACCGGGCGGCGGACGTCCCGTATGTCCCACACCTGCACCGTGCCGGCGGCCCAGCCGCCGACGACCAGTAGCCTGCCGTCCGCGGACACCGCCGTGCGCACGTCCGAGGCCTTCACCGCGATCTCTGCTCCCGGCACCGGAGGCCTCTTCGCGTCCCCGCCGAAGTCCCACAGCCGGAACGCGTGGTCCTCCGTGCCCTCCGTCCACCGGTGCGCCATCAGCACCGGACGATCGGTCCCTGGAAGGAAGTAACGGGCTTCCCACGGTTTGGGCAGCGCGAACCGCAGACGCGGATCGGCCCCCTCGGCCGTGTCCGCGCTGCGGAGGTGCCGGCGGCCGCCCTCCACCGTCCACCAGGCCATCTTCCCTTCCGCACCGGTCGCGACCAGCAGATCCCGTGTCGGGTGGGCGGCGACCGCCATCACCGAGGGGGTCGTGGCGGTGTCCAGCAACCGTGCCCGCGCCCGGTCGCGCACGTTCCACAACCGCACTTCGCCCGGCCGTTCCGCCGCGCCCTTCCCGCTGATGCCGTTGCCCGTGACCAGCAGGCCGTCGTGGCGGAACGCCAGCGAGATCAGTGCGGCAGAAGCCACCGTACGGTCCGTCCGCAGCAGCGGCGCCGAGGGCTTCGAAACGTCCCACAGCCGCAGGCGGCCCTCGGCGCTCCCCGCCGCCAGCGTCCGGCCGTCCGGAGCGAACCTCAGGGTGTACGTGGTGCCTTCGGGGATGCCCCGCGCGGCGAGTCTCTCGGGCCGCCGGGGGTCGGTGACCCCACAGGGCGAGTTCCGTGGCCGTCTGCGCCGCCAGCAGACGGGCGCGCGGGTGGAAGGCGATGGCCGCGCTGCCCTTCAGCTTCAATGTCCCCGCCTTCACGGGCACGTTCCGGCGCGAGATGTCCCACAGCTGGATCCGCCCGCGGCGCTGGCTGGTCGCCAGCACATCTCCGTCCTTGCTGAACGCCAGGTTGAGCACCGGCTCACGATGCCCTGCCGAGACCTCGACCGGCGTCTCCGTCAGATAGGCCGCGTAGAGGCTCCTTCCGTCAGCAGCCGCAGCAACTCCCCGCTGAAGAGCGTGTGTTCCGCGCCTGCGGGCGCGAACGAGGCCGCGTAGTGCGTCGCCGCGGCCAGCAGAAAGCTGCCCTCGGGGCGGGCCGAGGTGATGACTTCGCGGTACGACTCCTGCGGCGCGGCCTGCGCGAGGCCCGAGAAGCAGCAGTCCAGGACGACCACCGTGCTTGCCGCGGCCTCACCGAGCCGCTTGCCCACCTGGTCGTAGGGGACGGCGTGGACGGTGTCGTCGGCCGAGGAAGTGCCCGATGTGGCGAGGTACAACTGCCGCCCGGGGCCGACCAGACCGTGGCCGATGAAGTAGAAGAGGACGACTCCGCCCTCGGAGGCGTCGATGGCGGTCTGCACGGCGGCGAGCACCTCGGTCGGCCCCTCCGGGTCGATGACCTCGGTGACCCTGCTGTCCATGCCGCAGTTCTCCCGCAGCACCGCTGCGACGGCCTGAGCCGAGCGTGCGGCGCCGGGCAGATCCGACAGCGCCACGCGGCCGCCGCTGCCGGTCTGTACGAGATCGGCGATATGCGCGCAGAGCGGGTCGCGCTCTCCGGCGCGGAGTCGGAGTTCTCCTCGCTGGGCGCGTCGACGCAGGGCAGCAGTTCGACGATGGTGCGGCTGGACAGGCCTGCGGCGTACAGCCGTTGGACGGTCCGGGCGCTGCGGACCGCGAAGGAGCCCTGACGTGGCGACCCTTTTCATCAGCTACCGGCTCGGCGGACTGACGCTGCCCAACCGGGTGGTCATGCCCCCGATGACCCGGGTCGGGGCCGCCGACCACTGGCTCGGGCTGTGCCGACCTCATCAGCTTCGGCCGCGCCTTCATCGCCAACCCCGACCTGGTCGAGCGGCTGCGTGGCAGACTTCCGATCGCCCCCGTCGACGAGGCCACGTACTACCAGGGCGGTGATGCGGGCTACCTGACCTACTCGGCCCACCAGTACTGGGCCTGACTCCGGTCTGCGGCGGGCGGGGCCGGCGGGCGGGCGGAACCGGAGCGGGCCGTGCAGCTCAGCCGGAGCCGCCCGCGCGGCGGGGCCGGGCCCTGGTCCGGCTCTTCAGGGCCCGGTATCGCTTGAGGAGAGTGGTGATCCTCTGGGGTGCCTGTACCTCGTGCAGGACGGCACGGGCGGTCCGTGTAGCCTCCAGCCGCTCAAGCGGTCCGGTGAACTCGATGGCAGCGGCCGGATTGTCGGCGGTCCTGCGGCCGGCGCCCCTGTCCCGGACATGTCCCGGACGGGACAGGCAGGGCCGGAACGGCCGGTGCGCCCCTACTGTCGCTGGGCATGGACACCACACGCAGAGCTCTGTTCAAGGGCATCGCGGCCGTTCCCCTCGCGGTGACGGCCGGAGGGTTGCTCGTACCGTCCGTGGCGCGGGCGGCGGAGCCGGGGTACGGGCTGAGGATGTACGACCGTGACGGAGCGCCGACCGGCACGACGTGGGCGGCCGCCACTCAGGGGCTGATCACGAGGCAGCGGCTCGGCGTGGCCGACCTCGTCGACGACGTGCTCGACAGGGCCGAGCGGCGCGCCTCGGCGCCCGGTGACTGGCGCGACGGCCCGGGTTCCGCCCCGAAGCCCGACCGGTTCGACTTCGCCTTCGGGTGGGACGCGAGGTCCTCGTACCGCGAGGACGCCCACGGGAAGCGCTGGTACCCACAGGGCATCACCACCAGCCACGACGCCTATGGCGGCTCCGTACCGGGCAGTGGGGGCAAGACGGTCGCCCTCGTCTCCTGGTACGACAAGCAGACGGCCGGCAACCAGGGCGCCAAGGTGTCCGTCATCGACGTCACCCGAACCGGGGCGTCGAGCCGCCCGCGGTACGACCACGTCCTGCTGGTCGAGCCCACCAAGGAGTCGGGCGAGCCTTTCGACTTCAAGGTCACCACCCTCCACGCCGGGGGCATCGCATGGGTGGGGAAGTGGCTGTACGTGGCGGACAGGAACCGGGGCCTGTATGTCTTCGACACCACCAGGATGCTCAAGGTGTCCCGCGGGTCGACGGGGGAGACCCGGGAGCGCGCCAAGAGCTGGTGCGGCTATCACGCCGGAGACAAGAAGTACTACGCGCACGGCTACCGGTACGTCATGCCCCTGCATCATGTGTATCGGCCCGCCGGCTGGTCGGCGAACCTGGCGTACTCCCAGGTGTCCCTGGACCGCACCCAGGGGGCCGCTCAGTCGCTTGTCGTCAGCGAGTACTTCGAGAAGAGCCGCGACGGCGTGGCGGTCCGCTGGAACCTGAACAGCGCCGGCTACATCACCGCAGAGCGGGCCGCCTCCACTTGGCCGCTGCGCATCGCCAGGGTGCAGGGCGCGGTCTGCGTCGGTGACCGGACGTACTACTCGGCCAACGCCCCCGTGAAACCCGCTGCGCCCAAGGGCCCGAAGCAGGGAAGTCTTTGGCTGCAGAGGCCCTGGGGCGCGAAGATGACCGCGCCGCGTGGCAAGCTCACTCTGGGGCCGGAAGACCTCAGCTACCAGCCACGGGCCGGGGGAGGCTCGCTCTGGTGCCTCGCCGAACACGAAGACACCAGGCGCGTCTACCGCATCCGCCTCTGACAGCCACCACCCCGGCCATGGCCACATCGGCGAGGCCGCGACGCTGGCGGCCCGCTCCGCGGTCCCCGGGTACGTGGACCTGTGTACCGGTACGCAGGGACGTTCGGCGTCGGCATCGACACCGTCGACCCACCGGGCAGCCAGGGCAGGCGACGCACCACCACCGCTCCACACCGCACTCGCCAACCAGCCACCAGCCGCGTCGACGACGCTTCAGGTCAACACGCTTTGGGCTGCCATCCGGCACCGGCCTCGCCCCAGGAGCGCACAGCATGTTCGACCCCGCCCAGAAGCACCCGTGTCCTGACGCCTTCCGGCCGGATGAAGCACCTGCGCCGCATGCACTGCTGGCGCCGCTGATCGGATTCCTCGGCACCTGGGCGGTCGGGGCCGCGGCGGGTAGCCGACGCTCGCCGAGGAATTCGTGTACGCCCAGGAGGTCACCTTCAGCCACGAGGGGAGGCCATCTCTGCGCTACGAGGCGCGCGCCTGGCTGCTCGACGGCGAGCCGGGCTCCGGGCGCGCGATGACGCGCGCCCGGCCGCGTCGGGCGAGGGCCCCACCTGGGACCCGGTGACCGGGCGGCCGGATGCGAGGCAGGGTTGACCGGCGTCGCCTTCGGGTCGGCCTGACCTGTGGCGTCGGCCTGTTGGACGACTGGAGGGGCGCGGCACCGGCGGACGCTGCACCGCAACTGGCGGCCGGGCGACGTTGTGGACGTGCCGATGCCCTTCAGCCTGCGCGTGGAGAAGGCCAACGAGGCGCCGAGCGCGCAGTCCCTCTTCTACGGGCCCGTGCTGCCCGCCGGACGGAGCAACGAGCGCACGCCGCGCCCGTTCTCGCTGTACCGGCATCTGGGTTGGGGTCGGCTTTCCCCGGGGTGTCGCCGGTCGCGGGCGAGGGGCCGGGGCAAGCCTGAGCCGGGTGTGGGCGGGTCTTCTCCCAGGGCGGGGGAGGGCTGTCGGGGGCGAGGAGCTGATGGCGCCTCTCTGGCGCTGAGCGAGGGCCGGCCGGCCCGTGGGGGAAGGCCGGCCGGCGGGGAAGGGGTGCTGGTTCGGTGTGTGTCGGGTCAGAGCGCCGGCACGTAGTACGGGGAGACGTTCATCCAGCCGTTGGCTGCCGCGCCGTTGCGCGTGCCGCTGGTGGTCTTGGCCAGGGTGTACCAGGAGTCGACGTAGTCCGGGTCGTCGGTCCACCAGGAGGTGGGGACGGCGTCCAGGAGTGCGTCGGCGAGGGGTATGTACGCGCCCTGGTCGGTGATCGTCAGGAGGACCGAGACGATGGCCTTGGCGAGCGCCTGGTAGTTGGTGTCGCCGTCGTCCTCCATCATGACCGCGTCGGCCATGCTGTACTTGTAGTTCGACCAGTTCACGAGGACCTGGTTCGGGTAGTACGTGGTGGCGGCCTTGTTCAGGTACGGCATCTCGACGGTATCGACGCGCGGCTTGCCGTCCTTGCCGAAGCCGGTGACGAGGGTGAAGATCTCGGCATCACCCTTGATTCCCGGCTCCTTGACGTCGGAGATCCGCACCGAGTTGATCAGGGTGGTGTCGATGCCCGTCGCGGCCAGGGGCGCTCCGGCTCTCACTTCGGCGGCCGGGACCGGGACGTCGAGCCCCTCCGACTCCAGGACCTCGTTGACGACCTTCAGCCCTGCGGTGACGGCCTTGGCGCCGTCGATGTCGACGAGGTAGACAGGCCGGTCGGGGACGGTGTCGACGGCCAGCTCGTGGGCGGTGCCCCGGCTGTCGTACGCGGTGAACGTGGCGGCGTCGTCGGACGGGGCGGCGGCAACCAGCGGAGCCGTACCCGCGGTGAGCCCGGTCTTCATCGAGGCGTCCGCCAGACCCAGGCGCAGCAGCGAACCGACGTCGCTGCCCAGGCCCTTGGCGGCGGCGACGCCCTGGTCGGCAGTGGCCATCTCTGCGGCGAGGCTCTTGCCGGCGGCCGTGGTGGAGCCGCTGGTGAGCGCCCGCAGGTCCACCGAGTCCGCGGCCACCGCGGCTGTGCGGACCTGTCTCTTCCAGGCCGGATCGGCCAGGGACCTGGCGAGGGCGAGAGCGGTTGCGTCCTCTATCCCGGAGACCGAGGACGCCGGGGTGGTGGCGGTCTCGGCCGTCTCGGTCTGCGCTGCCAGCGCGGTGCCCTGAAGGGGGATCAGAGCGGTTGCGGCCAGAACAACCCCGGTCAGGGCTGCACGCAGCGGAGTGGATGCACTCAAGGCGATCTCCTGC
This region includes:
- a CDS encoding WD40 repeat domain-containing protein, whose translation is MASAALISLAFRHDGLLVTGNGISGKGAAERPGEVRLWNVRDRARARLLDTATTPSVMAVAAHPTRDLLVATGAEGKMAWWTVEGGRRHLRSADTAEGADPRLRFALPKPWEARYFLPGTDRPVLMAHRWTEGTEDHAFRLWDFGGDAKRPPVPGAEIAVKASDVRTAVSADGRLLVVGGWAAGTVQVWDIRDVRRPVRRATLPAVPVAGWESLFFLGDRGLAVVDRVEPGRGRPMDLRIWDLTDPAEPVKGPLLKDAAVGQAGYVPSTRLLMHDAPAQRTQLWDMRDIRNPGEAALLPAASGGYQPVGKGVLATTLTDGTVKFWDVSDPYKPREMDEMRFDRALTDIRPSPDGRWVLTGDPYRIWAAEKDGRWRTPAIATVEGVKDLKLLPDGSPFMAVVPDGDLEGRYSKGPTYLIDFDTDRIYHRLCTTHPLSVEKKQWKALLPHLDHRPSCD
- a CDS encoding caspase, EACC1-associated type, translated to MALSDLPGAARSAQAVAAVLRENCGMDSRVTEVIDPEGPTEVLAAVQTAIDASEGGVVLFYFIGHGLVGPGRQLYLATSGTSSADDTVHAVPYDQVGKRLGEAAASTVVVLDCCFSGLAQAAPQESYREVITSARPEGSFLLAAATHYAASFAPAGAEHTLFSGELLRLLTEGASTRPI
- a CDS encoding DUF3103 family protein, which encodes MSASTPLRAALTGVVLAATALIPLQGTALAAQTETAETATTPASSVSGIEDATALALARSLADPAWKRQVRTAAVAADSVDLRALTSGSTTAAGKSLAAEMATADQGVAAAKGLGSDVGSLLRLGLADASMKTGLTAGTAPLVAAAPSDDAATFTAYDSRGTAHELAVDTVPDRPVYLVDIDGAKAVTAGLKVVNEVLESEGLDVPVPAAEVRAGAPLAATGIDTTLINSVRISDVKEPGIKGDAEIFTLVTGFGKDGKPRVDTVEMPYLNKAATTYYPNQVLVNWSNYKYSMADAVMMEDDGDTNYQALAKAIVSVLLTITDQGAYIPLADALLDAVPTSWWTDDPDYVDSWYTLAKTTSGTRNGAAANGWMNVSPYYVPAL